GCAACTGAAACAGACGTCATTTTAATTGGTGCTGGAATCATGAGTGCGACTTTAGGAACACTTTTAAAAGAATTAGTGCCGGATTGGAAGATTAAAGTGTTTGAAAAGCTCGAAAATGCAGGTGAGGAAAGCTCGAATGAATGGAATAATGCAGGAACTGGACATGCGGCGCTCTGCGAGCTTAACTACACTGTCGAAAAATCCGATGGAACCGTAGATATAAGTAAAGCTATCCAAATTAATGAACAGTTTCGGCTTTCATTGCAATTTTGGTCTTATTTGGTAAATCGTAAGCTGATACATAATCCGCAGGACTTTATCATGCCATTGCCCCATATGAGTTTGGTATTAGGTGAGAAAAATGTTGCTTTTTTGAAGAGAAGATTTGAAGCGCTATCAAAAAATCCTTTGTTTCAGGGAATGGAATTCTCTGATGATTACAGTAAATTAATGGAATGGATACCACTTATTATTAAAGACCGTCCATCGAATGAACCTATAGCAGCAACAAAAATTGACACTGGCACGGATGTTAACTTTGGTGCTTTAACGCGCATTTTATTTGACCATTTAAAGAGTAAGAATGTTGACCTTCATTATAAACATAGTGTGGATGGAATTACACGTACTAGCGATGGCTCGTGGGATTTGAAAGTGAAAAACGACAGCGGAACCATCGAACACCATACTGCAAAATTTGTCTTTGTCGGTGGTGGCGGAGGAAGCCTGCATATCCTGCAAAAGTCCGGAATTCCTGAAGGGAGACATATTGGAGGATTCCCGATTAGCGGAATATTTATGGTGTGTAATAAACCAGAAGTTATCGAGCAGCATCATGCAAAAGTTTACGGAAAAGCTAAGGTTGGAGCGCCTCCGATGTCTGTTCCGCATCTGGACACCAGATTTATAGACAACAAAAAATCATTGCTTTTTGGACCGTTTGCCGGCTTTTCACCAAAATTTCTAAAAACCGGTTCAATGTTTGATTTGATAACTTCCGTAAAACCGGATAATCTCCTAACAATGCTGTCGGCAGGTGCAAAGAACATGTCCTTGACCAAATACCTGATCGAGCAAGTGTTGTTATCGAAAGAAAAGCGTATGGAAGAATTACGAGAGTTTATTCCGAATGCTAAAATCGAAGATTGGGATTTAGTCGTAGCAGGCCAACGCGTGCAGGTTATCAAAGATACAGATGACGGCAAAGGAATCCTTCAGTTTGGTACAGAGGTAATTAGCGCAGAAGACGGTTCGATTGCAGCATTACTAGGAGCTTCTCCAGGTGCTTCTACGGCTGTTCACGTGATGCTTGAAGTACTTAATAAATGTTTCCCTCAACATATAAAAGAGTGGGAACCGAAAATTAAAGAAATGATTCCTTCTTATGGCTTATCACTACTGGAAAATCCAGAGCTTTTGCAAGAAGTGCACACATTAACGGCAACTACATTGGGGCTAGGTGGAAAAGAGCGAGTGCATAGTTAAGCAATGATCAATCGCTCGAAAGTATGATAATTGACAGATATTTTCTTCAAGAAAGCCTATGGATTTCATTCATAGGTTTTTTGTTTAGGGAATTCGAAAAAAAGAAGGGGGAGTGCACATGAAACGAGGCATCATTTTTAAGATTCCTAATGAATACGGGAAAATACTTGGAGATCTATTAAAGCCATTTAATATCGAATCATTCAATTGGTATATAGGTGGCGAGGAGTCTTATTTTATCCAAAACGATACATTAGGGGAGCTCATGTTCCATGAAGACATATATGGTATGGACGGCAGAGTCCTGAAAGAACTGTTGGAGAATAACGAATACTATATCATTTTTGCGAATTTCAAGGCTTTTCTACGAGAGAAGGATGTAATTGATGTTCAGACCTATGAGGAGTTCTTAAATAGTGATTGCCAGCTTGTACTTTTAGTCGTCGATTGTGAATATGCTACAGTTTATTGTAAAGACCAAGGGAAGCTTGAAGCACTGTACCATAACGCGATTTCAAATGGATATGAAGATGTTCAGTACATTACGAATGAGAATGACTTCAGAACAAGATTATCAATATGGTAGATGGAAACCGTAAGGTTGATTTGACGAACAAATCAATCGTTTGTTACAATGGCCCCATCAATTAGGAAAAGGATGAGGACGATGGTTCGTCGTTTGAAACGGTTTAAGAATGTCGCTACTGTATCAAGCTTCTAAGTATAAATGCTATAAATTACTTAGAAGCGAGGGAAAAGAATGAAACAACAGTTGTTTAACCACTGGTCAGAAACGAAGTATTTAAAGGATATTGTCACCAACCCAATGATTGAGGTAGGGGATTACTCGTACTACTCTGGGTATTACGATAATCATCATTTTGAAGACGGGTGCGTCAGATATCTTTGGGGAGACGAAACGTCAAGAAAGTTATTTAACCCGATCGAAGATTTTGGGTGGCATTTAGATAAATTGATTATAGGAAATTATGTTTGTATTGCAAGTGGTGTAATTATTTTAATGGGTGGTAATCACAATCATCATCCTGAATGGATTACCGTGTATCCTTTTGTGGACCAGATTGAAACCTCTTACGAACCCAAAGGGGATACGATCATAGAAAGTGATGCTTGGATTGGGATGAATGCAATGATTATGCCAGGTGTGAAAATAGGTGAAGGTGCTATTGTTGCGGCAGGCTCGGTTGTTGTAAAAGACGTTCCACCATATACAATAGTAGGTGGCAATCCTGCTAAAGAGATTAGAAAAAGATTTACAGATCGTGAAATCGAAAAGTTAAAGGAAATGCGTTGGTTTGATTGGAAACGTGAGAAAATAGAACAAGCTACGTCTATCTTTTCAAGTTCATCGATTGATCAATTATATGAGTTTTATCTAAGGGAAATAATTTCATAACACAATCAGAACAGGCTGCCGCAATTATTCGGCAGCCTGTTCTTTTATCAGTTAAGGCAGTTTAACAATAATTGTTCTTTACCAGATTAATCCTAATTAGTATGATAATACGAATGGGCTCATCTAATCTCTTGGGAGGAAAGTGTGCTAGATATATGAAATATATTGAATTTGGTCTAGGCAATAGATGGTTTATTAGAACCGAAACGGAGTTAGAGGATGGAAATGAATTTGAAGAAAAAGGAATTGTGAAACCGGTAAGGTTCCATTCTCTATATTTCAGGATTTGGATTGGTAAAACTGTAGTAGTCCTAGACTTAAAACAAGGTTTTAAAATAAGTAAGAAAAGTTATAACGCGTTTAAGATTATTTTTGGTATAACAAGTCTCTAGAATAAAGGAGCATACATATAACGACAAGATGGAGGAAACTATGGATAAAATATTAAATGAAATAGCCAATTTGATAAGCAGTGAGGAAAAAAGAGTTACTATTGGGATTTCGGGTCATGGTGCATCTGGAAAGACAACATTTGCCTATAATCTTTTAAAGCGTCTGGGTCATGAGAAGGTGAATTATATGAATACTGATCCCTATATTATCGGCTCACATCTTAGAAAGTACACTGTAATCGATTATGAATATAGCAATGAACGTCATCGTAATAAAATGACAGCTTGTCATCCTTCTGCTCATAATATATCTGCTCTAGAGAGAGACATCCGAATGATGCGAGATGGTTTAGATTTTTATACAATAGACACCAATTATTTAAAGAGTACAATGATAACTTCACAAAACAGAGTGAATATTGTAGAGGGCATGAGCGTTGCTTTTGCAGACCCGAATTTGTTTGATCTGAAGGTTTACTTATATACGGATGGAGACACTGAATTGATGAGAAGGAGTACACGTGATGTCTCTGAAAGAGGAACAGACATCAAATATTTAAGGAAATCACATGAAGACCGTAGAATTCAATATGAGTTATTTATGCATCCTTTTCATCGAAACTTTGATATCATTATAAAAAATTCCAATGAAGGTTATATTCTTGAAAATGAATGTAGGAGGGAAAAGCCACCGACAAACTAGATGGGTATATTGCAAGGAAGTATAATCAGGTTACGAACCTTGGAAAGTTACTTGATCCATTAGCGGATAAGTTGCCCATTTCTGCTGCGTTGATTCTACTGGTAAGTCAGCAGATGTTATACGCATGGGTTGCTTTAGTTATTGTAGCGAGGGAAGTGATTACGAATATACCTATCAATCAAATCCTAATCTATATTTCACTGGTCATAACTATCTATTCAGGATTTAACTACATAAGAAATAACTATCGTTTTTTAAAATTAGAAGCATGAGCTCGATAAAAAGGTTGCCGAGTAACGCAACCAAATAGATAAAGGCGAATTCTCACTCCATTTCGAGTAAGAATTCGCCTTTTTTCACTGTAAATAAACCCATTGCCCTTGCGTGTGTATGCCAAGTCTAACCTCAAATCCGAACTATTGACACAAAAGTGTATTACACATATAGTACATAAGTAAGATGTATGAACCACTTAGTACACACACTTAGTATATGGAGTTGGTTGTATGACAGAAGAACAAAAATCAGGTGTCAGCTTTAATATTCGTGAACCGGTATATATTCAAGTTGTCCGTTACTTTAAAGAACAGATTGCTACAGGGCAAATCGGAGCAGGAGACAAGATTCCTTCACGGCGTGAACTGGCATCAGTAATGAAGATTAATGCGAACACGGCACAGAAGGCATATAAGGAAATGGAGGAACAGGGTTTGATCGTAACAGAAGGGAATTCCCCAAGTAGAATTACACAGGATCAGCAAATACTAAGCTCGATTCGTGCTGAATTAATCGAAAGTGCAGTGGATATATTCATCGGTTCCATTCGAAATATTCAAATTCCAGTTGAAGAACTGGTAGACATCATAAAGACAAAATATACAATAGAGCGATCTCCAGAGGGTGGTGACACAAGATGATCCAAGTGAATCAGATGGTGAAGAATTATGGATTCAAGAAGGTACTAAATGGCGTTAGCTTTACTGCTGCCAAGGGAGAGATCACCTGCCTGATCGGAATCAATGGTGCCGGAAAGTCAACGGTGCTGAAGTCCATCATGGGACTGACACCATACAAAGGTGAAGTCTTAATCGATAATGCATCACTAACACCTGCGATGTATGAGAAAATGACTTTTATTCCAGATTCGTTAACGATGCCCTCCAATATGCGAATTGCTGATTGCTTCAGCTTTATGGCTGACTTTTATCGGAATTGGAACGCTGAACGTGCAGAGGAATTGCTTAAGTTCTTCCAACTGAGCTCTTCGGATCGCGTATCCTCATTGTCAAAGGGGATGGCTGCGAAGTTAAATTTGTTGCTCGGACTTGCCTTGGATTGTGATTACATCCTAATGGACGAACCGTTCTCGGGGATTGATATGTTCAGCCGCGAGCAAATTACTGATGTGTTCACGAGTGAATTGATCGAGGATCGTGGTGTGATTATTACAACTCATGAAATTAACGATATTGAGCATTTAATTGATAAAGCGGTCTTGCTACAGCACGGGAAGGTAGAACGTGAATTCTACTGTGAAGAAGTTCGCGAGCAAGAAGGTAAGTCCATTACGGACGTAATGAGAGAGGTGTACATAAAATGAGAGCTTTTGTAAAGCTATTGAATTTTGAAATGAACCGATTTGCCAAAATATATATTGGACTCATGTTGCTGACAGTCGCCTTGCAACTTGTAGCAGTCACCCTCGGTGCTATTCATTGGCTGGATTCTGCGAATGAGGCAATGAGAGTGAATCAATGGACCCTTGAGCAATATCACAATGTGACTGGAAATATTCAGCTAAACAGTATGATGTATGCTCGCTATAATGGACTTCTATATTTCGGACCCATATTTTTGAGCATCACAGTGTTGCTGATATATAGCTGCTTCATTTGGTACCGCGACTGGAGAGGTAAAAATACGGTAGTATATCGCCTGCTCACGTTGCCCTCCAATCGGGCGAATTTGTATTTTGCCAAGCTGGTTACGATCTTGCTATTCGCATTTGGACTTGTCGCCCTGCAAATTATCCTTGTTCCACTGGAGCGTTTGATAGCACAGTCGATTCTCCCTGCTGAATTATATCGGAACATCTCGGTATTTGATTTTTTGAAGTATCCTACTGTGCTTAAAGTTTTGGTTCCGCCCTACTTTTCTGAGTTTGTACTATACTATGGACTGGGCATTATTGGCTTGATCGTCTTGTTCACAGTGATTCTAATCGAGCGGAGCTACAGACTGAAAGGGATTGGCTTTATCGTACTATATTTAGCGGTTCTGGCTGGACTAGCCTCAATACCATTTCTTATGGGTTATAGCAGTTACGATAGCTATTTCT
This Paenibacillus sp. FSL R5-0345 DNA region includes the following protein-coding sequences:
- a CDS encoding malate:quinone oxidoreductase yields the protein MGKSATETDVILIGAGIMSATLGTLLKELVPDWKIKVFEKLENAGEESSNEWNNAGTGHAALCELNYTVEKSDGTVDISKAIQINEQFRLSLQFWSYLVNRKLIHNPQDFIMPLPHMSLVLGEKNVAFLKRRFEALSKNPLFQGMEFSDDYSKLMEWIPLIIKDRPSNEPIAATKIDTGTDVNFGALTRILFDHLKSKNVDLHYKHSVDGITRTSDGSWDLKVKNDSGTIEHHTAKFVFVGGGGGSLHILQKSGIPEGRHIGGFPISGIFMVCNKPEVIEQHHAKVYGKAKVGAPPMSVPHLDTRFIDNKKSLLFGPFAGFSPKFLKTGSMFDLITSVKPDNLLTMLSAGAKNMSLTKYLIEQVLLSKEKRMEELREFIPNAKIEDWDLVVAGQRVQVIKDTDDGKGILQFGTEVISAEDGSIAALLGASPGASTAVHVMLEVLNKCFPQHIKEWEPKIKEMIPSYGLSLLENPELLQEVHTLTATTLGLGGKERVHS
- a CDS encoding DUF2691 family protein, with amino-acid sequence MKRGIIFKIPNEYGKILGDLLKPFNIESFNWYIGGEESYFIQNDTLGELMFHEDIYGMDGRVLKELLENNEYYIIFANFKAFLREKDVIDVQTYEEFLNSDCQLVLLVVDCEYATVYCKDQGKLEALYHNAISNGYEDVQYITNENDFRTRLSIW
- a CDS encoding CatB-related O-acetyltransferase, giving the protein MKQQLFNHWSETKYLKDIVTNPMIEVGDYSYYSGYYDNHHFEDGCVRYLWGDETSRKLFNPIEDFGWHLDKLIIGNYVCIASGVIILMGGNHNHHPEWITVYPFVDQIETSYEPKGDTIIESDAWIGMNAMIMPGVKIGEGAIVAAGSVVVKDVPPYTIVGGNPAKEIRKRFTDREIEKLKEMRWFDWKREKIEQATSIFSSSSIDQLYEFYLREIIS
- a CDS encoding DUF3977 family protein — its product is MKYIEFGLGNRWFIRTETELEDGNEFEEKGIVKPVRFHSLYFRIWIGKTVVVLDLKQGFKISKKSYNAFKIIFGITSL
- a CDS encoding uridine kinase family protein, yielding MDKILNEIANLISSEEKRVTIGISGHGASGKTTFAYNLLKRLGHEKVNYMNTDPYIIGSHLRKYTVIDYEYSNERHRNKMTACHPSAHNISALERDIRMMRDGLDFYTIDTNYLKSTMITSQNRVNIVEGMSVAFADPNLFDLKVYLYTDGDTELMRRSTRDVSERGTDIKYLRKSHEDRRIQYELFMHPFHRNFDIIIKNSNEGYILENECRREKPPTN
- a CDS encoding CDP-alcohol phosphatidyltransferase family protein, with translation MARKYNQVTNLGKLLDPLADKLPISAALILLVSQQMLYAWVALVIVAREVITNIPINQILIYISLVITIYSGFNYIRNNYRFLKLEA
- a CDS encoding GntR family transcriptional regulator; translation: MTEEQKSGVSFNIREPVYIQVVRYFKEQIATGQIGAGDKIPSRRELASVMKINANTAQKAYKEMEEQGLIVTEGNSPSRITQDQQILSSIRAELIESAVDIFIGSIRNIQIPVEELVDIIKTKYTIERSPEGGDTR
- a CDS encoding ATP-binding cassette domain-containing protein — its product is MIQVNQMVKNYGFKKVLNGVSFTAAKGEITCLIGINGAGKSTVLKSIMGLTPYKGEVLIDNASLTPAMYEKMTFIPDSLTMPSNMRIADCFSFMADFYRNWNAERAEELLKFFQLSSSDRVSSLSKGMAAKLNLLLGLALDCDYILMDEPFSGIDMFSREQITDVFTSELIEDRGVIITTHEINDIEHLIDKAVLLQHGKVEREFYCEEVREQEGKSITDVMREVYIK